One genomic window of Hyperolius riggenbachi isolate aHypRig1 chromosome 7, aHypRig1.pri, whole genome shotgun sequence includes the following:
- the LOC137524742 gene encoding gamma-crystallin-3-like, whose amino-acid sequence MGKIIFYEDKNFQGRSYECNCDSADLHSFFSRCNSIRVENGNWMIYEHPNYKGHQYFLKKGEYPDYQQWLGFNDSIRSCRLTPQHRGTSRIRVYEKEDFGGHMKEFTEDCPHVFEQFRYNDIHSCSIPEGQWIFYEEPNYRGRQYYLRPGEYRRYSEWGASSPRVGSFKRVLDYY is encoded by the exons ATAATCTTTTATGAGGATAAAAACTTTCAAGGTCGTTCATATGAGTGCAATTGTGACTCTGCTGATTTACACTCCTTCTTCAGCCGCTGCAATTCAATTCGTGTGGAAAATGGAAATTGGATGATCTATGAGCACCCAAATTACAAGGGACACCAGTACTTCCTGAAGAAGGGAGAATACCCTGACTACCAACAGTGGTTGGGTTTCAATGACTCCATCAGGTCCTGTCGTTTGACTCCTCAA CATCGAGGCACCTCCAGGATACGGGTTTATGAGAAAGAAGATTTTGGAGGCCATATGAAGGAATTTACAGAAGATTGTCCCCATGTCTTTGAACAATTCCGATACAATGACATTCACTCCTGCAGTATTCCCGAGGGCCAATGGATTTTTTATGAAGAGCCCAACTACAGAGGTCGTCAGTACTACCTGAGACCTGGTGAATACAGAAGATATTCTGAATGGGGTGCAAGCAGTCCCAGAGTTGGCTCTTTTAAGAGAGTTCTGGATTACTACTGA